Sequence from the bacterium genome:
CGGCGTCATTCTCGATGACGATCACCGCCCCGATCCGGTGCTCGTTCATCAAGTTCACCGCGTCCATCGCCCGCTGCTTGGGGGAAACGGTGACGACGTCAAAGCCCTTGCGGCTCAAGATGCTGGAGACCTTGGACACGTTTAAGACCCTCCTAAAAATCTCACACCTTTGGCGCGCCTGCCTAAAATAGCAGAATCTGGGGTTTCGTCCCAAGGGATTTTTGGAGCCTTGACAGAAATGCTAGCTCCATCTTTGTATCGGGATCGCTTATGGATTTTCAGCATGCCGAGAAGATCGACCACGACCTCCATCCGCATTTTCCGGAATTGATGCGTTTCAACTCTACGAAGTCGCTGGAAGAGTCCTCCCTTTATCAGGAGCTCAAGCCCCGCATTTTGAAGGCCCTGAACAGCTTCGAACTGACGAGCGCGGAGGGCTCCCCTGCCCCTGAGCCCTTCTACCGGGCCGTCGCGTGGAACGTCGAACGCGGCATGTGTTTCGACGAAATCGTCTATTTTCTAAAAAACCATCCGGTGATGGCGAAGGCCGACGTGCTCCTCATCACCGAAACCGACCTGGGGATGGCGCGCTCCAAGAACCGCCACGTCGCCCGAGACCTCGCCGAAGAACTCGGGATGAATTACTTTTTCGCGCCGTCCTACCTGAATCTGGAAAAGGGCAACGGCGACGAGCGCGACGCCGAGGGCGAGAACGAACTGGGCCTGCACGGCAATGCGATCCTCTCGCGCTACCCCCTCCACAAGCCGCGCGTGGTCTCCATCCCCAATTCGCACGACAAGATGCACGGCAACGAAAAGCGGCTGGGGAGCCAGCGCGCCTTGATCGCCACCGTCGACCTGGCCGGCAAGCCCCTGCGCGTGGGTTGCCAGCACGTGAACGTGCGTTCCACGCAGGAGAAGCGCAAAGAGGAGATCGAGGCGACGGTCAAGGCCATCGTCGAGGAAGGCGAACATCCGGCCTTGATCGGCGGCGACTGGAACACCTCCACCTACGACTCGCACAGCGCGACGTCCTCCATCATCGGCTTCTGGGTGCGGGTCTTCATGGGCGTCGATCATGTGATGCGGAACCACTACCCGCATCCCCAGCGGAGATTCGAAAAGTCCCTTTTCGACATGCTGGAGGCGAACGGGTTTACTTACAAGGACTGCAACGAGATGGGCGTCTGCACCAACCACTACAGCGTGGAGGACTTAAGACAGTTCAAGAATTTGAGGGACTGGCTGCCCCTCTGGTGCTTCAAATTTATCGAGTGGTCGCTCCGCAACCACAATGGCAAGTGCTCCTTCAAGCTGGATTGGTTCGCGCAGAAGGGTCTCAAGATCCTCGGCCCCGGGAAGGCTGTAAGCCCGCGCAAGGGAGCGAGCCTCTCGCCGAAGGTCGTCCAAAACCTCGTCCACAACGGCAAGGCCGCCTCGGACCACGACGCGATCGCGGTGGATTTTACTTTGTGATCTTCCCTTTGAACGCGTTCTCGACGGCGGGCTTCCCCTGCTCATTGAGCACGGCGGTCCCTTCCAGCTTGTCGCCATTGACCAGGCCGTCCCACTCCATCTTCGCGCCGGAGGTGTTGACGGTCGTGGCCCGGAACCTCATGGTCTTGCCCTCGCCGCTCGTCGTGTAGGCCGCGTCTTTGAACCCGAACTTGTCGCAGGCGGTGGAGCGGAACCGGCCGTCCTTGAAGAGGAAGGTGTCGGGATTCGCCTTCTGGCCCTTGGCCGCGATCTCCCCGACGAAGCTCTTCCCGTCGAGGGGCCCTGGGGTGACCGGCTTCTTCGCTTCTTCCGACTTCGCCTGCGGGGCGGCCGCCTTTGTCTCGGCCGGCTTCGTTTCGGCCTTGTCCGCCGCCTTCAGGGCCGGCGTCCCCAAGGCCAGCAGGACGGCCAGACCGAGTCCCGTCAGCGTTGTTTTCATAAAAATCCTCCTCCTTCGTGGGATGGATTTGGGAAACCGAGGAATTATATTTCTATTCGAACGATCAATAAATGACTTTGTTGAGGGGGTATTCCACGATCCCCGAGGCGCCCTGGCGCTTCAAGACCGGGATGATCTCGCGCACCGTCTTTTCGTCGACAATGACCTCGATCGCCACCCAGTCCTGATCGGTCTGGCTGGAAACCGTGGGTGCGTGCAGGGCGGGCAGGCTCTTCAAGACGGCGTCGAGGTTCTTCTTGGGCAGGTTCATCTTGAGGCCCACCTTGGCCTCGGCGTCGATCGCGCCTTGCAGGAGCATGGCGAGGTTTTCGATCTTTTCCTTCTTCCAGGAATCCTTCCATGACTTCTTGTTGGCGACCAGGACCGTCACCGATTCGAGGATGGTGTCGATGATCCGCAGGTTGTTCGCGCGAAGCGAATTGCCGGTCTCCGTCAGTTCCACGATGGCGTCGGCCAAGAGCGGCGGCTTGACTTCGGTGGCGCCCCACGAAAACTCGACGTCGGCCTTCACGCCGTTCTTTTCCAGATAGCGTTTCGTGTAACCGACAAGTTCCGTCGCGATGCGCTTGCCCTGAAGGTCCTTGACCGACTTGATCGGCGAGTCGTTCGGCACGGCGATGACCCAGCGGATGGGCGTGAATCCGGCCTTCGCATACCGGAGTTCCGATACCACCTCCACGTCCGCCTCCTGCTCGGTCATCCAGTCGCGGCCGGTGAGCCCGGCATCCAGCACGCCGTCTTCCACGTAGCCCGCCATCTCCTGGGCGCGGATCAGGAGCCCGGAGAGCTGGGGATCGTCGATCGACGGAATATAGCTGCGGCTGCCGACGGTGATCCGGTAACCCGCCTTCTGGAAGAGGCGGAACGTCGCGTCTTGAAGGCTGCCCTTGGGGATGCCCAATTTGAGGATCTTGTCTGTCATGGTCTCGGGTGGGTACCAGACGCCGGATGGCAAATCAACCAATCTGCGAAAAGTCGAAGTTTTCGAGGTTCTTCGCCACCTCCGTCAGAAAGCGGCCCGCGTGGTTTCCGTCGATCAGGCGATGGTCGAAGGCGATATCGAGCCCCATGATCGGACGAACCTCGATCTTGTCGCCGACGGCCCAGGGGCGCTTCACCACCTTGTTGAAGGCGATGATCGACGACTGGCCCGGCGGGACGATCTGCTGCGTCCTCACCGCACCCACGGCCCCCGTGTTGTTGACGGTGATCGTCGCTCCGGTCAGGTCTTCGACCTTGAGCGTGCCCTTCCGGCCGCCTTCGACGAGACGCACCATTTCCTTTTCGACCTCGCGGAACGAGAGTTTCTGGGCGTTGCGCATGACGGGAACCATGAGTCCCTGTTCCGTCGCCACCGCGATGCCCATGTTCACGTGTTCGTAGGTTTCGATCCAATGGCGGCCCTCCTTCTCCTTGAAGGCGGAGTTGATGAGGGGGTGGCTCTTGAGGGCCTTGATGACGGCGACGATGGCGAAGATGACGTAGCTCGGCGCCTTTTCCTGTCCCGACCGCCAGGTGTCGATGAGTTTCAGGTCGACGTCGACGCTGCAGCCGGCGTGAGGGATGGTCTTCTTGGACAAGACCATGTTTTCGGCGATCCGCGCGCGGATGGGGGCGAGGGGGACGCTGGTGACCCCGGGGCGTTCCACAGGCGGCATTGGCGTCGCCGCCGTAGGGGTTTGGCGCGCCAAACCCCTACCCGAAACGAATTTTATCAAATCATCCTTGGTGACCCGCCCGCCCGGGCCGGTGCCGGGGATTTTCTCGGCGTCTCCCAAGGAGATGCCGTGCTCCTTGGCAAGGGCGCGGATCAAGGGGGCTAGTTTGGAGGACGCGGGCGCCGGTTGTTCCGGTGGAGGGGCGAAGCTTGTCTCGGCACCGGCCGCACCCTTTGGTGTCGCCCCGCTGGGTTCCGGGCGAACACTAGGTTCGCGCCTGCTGGAATCCACCTTCTTCCCAATCCCCAACGACAAATATTTCTTCCCGTCCTCCTCCGAGACCTCGAACTCGGCAATCTCCTTCCCCACCGGCGCCTCGGCGTCGTCCTGTTCCAAGATTTTGACGAGCCTCCCCTTGAACGGAGACTCGTAGGAGAAGACGGATTTCTCCGTCTCCATCTCGACCAGAGGCTCTTGCTCGGCGACCGCGTCGCCCTCCTTCTTCAACCAATGGACGATGCGGGCCTGCGTGATGGATTCCCCGAACTGGGGCATGGTGAGTGCGATCAACATGCGGGGCATCTTATCCGAAATTTCAGTATTGGACCAGTTTCTTCGCCGCCTCGATGACATCCCGCTTCGACGGCAGATAGAAATCCTCCAATTGCGGCGCAAAGGGCACAGGCATCATCTTCGCGGCGATCCGGACCGGGGCGGCGGCTAGGTGATCGAAGGCCTTTTCGACGATCAAGGATTCCAACTCCGCACCCACGCCCCCGCGTCGCGGAGCCTCGTGGAGGATGATGGCCCGGTTGGTTTTGCGGAAGGAGTTCAGCATCGTCTCTTCGTCGAGAGGAACCAGAGTCCTCAAGTCGACGACTTCCAACTCGACGCCCTCGGTCGCCAGCCCTTCGGCGGCGCTCAGGGCGAGATGGACCATCGCCCCGTAGGTGACGACCGTGACGTCTTTCCCTTCGCGACGGACGGCCGCCTTGCCGATGGGCACCGTGTACTTCCCCTCCGGCACCTCGTCCTTCAGCTCGTAGTACAGCTTTTTGTGCTCGAAATAGAGGACGGGATCGTCGTCTTCGATGGCGGCCTGGAGAAGGCCCTTGGCGTCGTAGGGCGTGGAAGGCGTCACGATCTTCAAGCCCGGCACGTGGAAGAACCAGGCCTCGGGGCACTTCGAATGGAAAGGACCGATGCGGAGCCCTCCGCCGAACGGCATCCGCACCACCATCGGCACATGCGTGCCCGTCCGGAAAAAGTACGGGGCGGCGTAGTCGACGAGCGAGGAGAACCCGCTCGTGATGAAGTCGGAGAACTGGATCTCGGCGATGGGCCTTAAGCCGGCGATGGCCGCGCCCGCCGCCTCTCCGATGATCGCGAGCTCCGAGAGCGGCGTGTTCTTCACGCGTCTCTTGCCGAACTCGTCGACCAGGCCCTTGGTGATCCCGTAGACCCCGCCGTACTCGGCCACGTCCTCGCCCAGGAGATAGACCCGGTCGTCGGCGCGCATCGCGGTGCGCATGCCGTCTCGAATCGCTTCGCCGTAGGTCATAACGGGCATCTTGTCCCCTTGTAGGGGCGAACCTTGTGTTCGCCCGAGCGCGTCTGGGGCGACCCCTAACTACGGGGCTGCTATCGCTGATACGAGATTCGCCCCTACACGGTCAAAACACCAGCGAGCATCCCCCCGAAGACGAGGTCGGTGACCCCGGTTCAGGTCCCGGTCCCGGCCCGGGTTCCGTCACCGTGATGGAGACACTCGCCGTGTTGTTCCCTGAGTTCGGGTCGACCGCCTGGCCGCTCACGGAAACCTGGGGCGAAAAGGTCCCCGCCGCGTTCGCGCGGACCTCGATCGTCACCGTCGCCGCCCCCCCTGCCGCGAGTAGTCCCAACGGGCACTCAAGTTCCGACGTCCCCGTACACGGAGGCGTCGTCCCTTCGACGGTCAATCCCGATGGGATCGAAGCCGCCAACGTCACGCCGCCCACGGGGATGCCGGCGCCGTTCGCGATCACGGCCGTCAGCGTCACGGGGTCCCCCGTTTCGACCCCGGCCGGATCGGCCCCGAGCGTCGCACTCAGGTCGGCGGAATCGCCCTCCAGGCGGACCAAGGTGATCTGGTCGCCCGCAACGCCGGCCATCAGGATGCGTCCGTCGCTCGTGACGGCCACGGCCCGGGCCTCGGCGTCCGCGCCCGCCACAACCCGGTTCTTGCCGTCCCCGCTGAAAGATCCGTCGAGCGAACCGTCCGGATTCAGACGCATCACGCCGAACGCCCCCTCCATGCCCTCGTAGGCCGATCCCACCACGAGGATGCGCCCGTCCGCCTGAAAGGCGAGGCCGTTGGCGATGTCCTGGCCGGAGGCCAAGGGCTCGACCAAAAAACCGTCCCCGCTGAAACCCGGGTCGGGCGTGCCGTCCCCATTGAACCGGACAACGCCCATGTCGTTCGTGACACCGGAGGTCAGGCAGGCCGCGACGATCTTGCCGTCGTCCTGGAGGGCGACCGCCTCCGCCCAATCGATGCCCGGAACGAGGGACTGTTGGGCGAAACCCACGCCGCCGAAGCCCATCTCCTGGGATCCTTCTCCGTCGAAACGAACCACGACCGTATCTTGATCGGTGAAATTCCTGCCGGCGACGAGGACCTTGCCGTCCGGCTGAAGGGCCATCGCGCGGCCCTCCCCTCCGTCCCCTCCAAGTGAGGCCGTGGCGATTCCTCCGGTTCCAAAGTCCGGATCGAGGGAGCTACCGTCGGCGAGGAGCCGGAGCGCCGCGATGGCCTGGTTCCTCACGCCGCCCAGGATAATCTTGCCGTCGGGCTGGACGGCCATTCCGCCGAGCGAATCGGAAATGTCCGCGCCGGGCAGCCGAAAAACGCCGCCCTGGCCGAAGTTAGGATCCAGGACTCCTGCCGATGAGTAGCGGACCACGACGAAATCGTTGAACGAGGACTTGCCGGCCACGATCAGGCTCCCATCCTCCTGGATGTCGAGAGCCCGGGCCGCGTCGCTCTCGTTGGGAACGACGGGCGTGAGGACGATGCCCCCCGTGCCGAAGGTGTCGTCCAGGCTTCCGTCGGCATGGTAGCGGATCACGGCGAAATCCGAACCCGTTCCCTCGTCGGCCGTTCCCACGACGACGATCTTCCCGTCCTTCTGGATCTCGAGGTCGGCGGCGAAGGAGGATACCGCGAAGGGCGTTTGAACGATGCCATCCCCGCCCCCGAAGGTCGCGTCGGGCTCGCCGGACGCCGCCCAGGACAGGGAGGGAACCAAGACCAGAAAAATAAGGAATAATGGATTCATCGATGCCCCCTCACAGGTTCTTCGGCAGGTCCTCCGGTTGCGGGAGCGGCTGGGTCCTCGCCCACTCCACCGCCTCCTCGATCTCCTTCTCGATTCTCTCCTCGATCGCCCTTTCCTCCGTCTCCGAAAGGCCGTGCTTCTCCTCCAGGTATTTCCGGAAGGACACGATCGGGTCCTTCTTCTTCCAGCTCTCGATCATGTCCTTGGGGACGTAGGTCGCCGGGTCGTGAGTGCCGTGTCCTCCCATGCGCAACGTCTTGCATTCGATGAGCGACGGGCCCTGCCCCGCCCTGGCGCGGTCCACCGCCTGCTTCGCCGCCTTATAGACGTCCAGGACCGAATTGCCGTCAATCGTCTTCCCCGGCATGCCGTAGCCCGCCGCGCGGAGCGCCAGGTTCTCCACGGCCGACTGTTCGTGCAAAGGCGTCGAGATCGCGTATTGATTGTTATTGATGACGAAGACGACCGGCAACTTGAAGACCGAAGCGTAGTTAAGCGCTTCGTGGACGATGCCCTGGGACGACGCCCCGTCGCCGAAGGAGGTGAGAACGACCCCCTTCTCCCCTCTGTACTGCATCGCCGCCGCCACGCCGTTCGCCACCGGCAGCCAAGACCCCATGTGCGAGACGAAGCTTAGGATGTTTTTCGAGACGTCACCGAAATGGACGTTCCCGTCGCGCCCGAGCGTCGGGGAGCTCTTGCGGCAGAAGTACTGCGCGAAGACCTGCTTGAGCGTGATGCCCCGCACCAGGTGCGCTCCCATGTCGCGGTGGGAAGGCGCCAGCCA
This genomic interval carries:
- a CDS encoding endonuclease/exonuclease/phosphatase family protein produces the protein MDFQHAEKIDHDLHPHFPELMRFNSTKSLEESSLYQELKPRILKALNSFELTSAEGSPAPEPFYRAVAWNVERGMCFDEIVYFLKNHPVMAKADVLLITETDLGMARSKNRHVARDLAEELGMNYFFAPSYLNLEKGNGDERDAEGENELGLHGNAILSRYPLHKPRVVSIPNSHDKMHGNEKRLGSQRALIATVDLAGKPLRVGCQHVNVRSTQEKRKEEIEATVKAIVEEGEHPALIGGDWNTSTYDSHSATSSIIGFWVRVFMGVDHVMRNHYPHPQRRFEKSLFDMLEANGFTYKDCNEMGVCTNHYSVEDLRQFKNLRDWLPLWCFKFIEWSLRNHNGKCSFKLDWFAQKGLKILGPGKAVSPRKGASLSPKVVQNLVHNGKAASDHDAIAVDFTL
- the hisG gene encoding ATP phosphoribosyltransferase, with translation MTDKILKLGIPKGSLQDATFRLFQKAGYRITVGSRSYIPSIDDPQLSGLLIRAQEMAGYVEDGVLDAGLTGRDWMTEQEADVEVVSELRYAKAGFTPIRWVIAVPNDSPIKSVKDLQGKRIATELVGYTKRYLEKNGVKADVEFSWGATEVKPPLLADAIVELTETGNSLRANNLRIIDTILESVTVLVANKKSWKDSWKKEKIENLAMLLQGAIDAEAKVGLKMNLPKKNLDAVLKSLPALHAPTVSSQTDQDWVAIEVIVDEKTVREIIPVLKRQGASGIVEYPLNKVIY
- a CDS encoding dihydrolipoamide acetyltransferase family protein, with amino-acid sequence MLIALTMPQFGESITQARIVHWLKKEGDAVAEQEPLVEMETEKSVFSYESPFKGRLVKILEQDDAEAPVGKEIAEFEVSEEDGKKYLSLGIGKKVDSSRREPSVRPEPSGATPKGAAGAETSFAPPPEQPAPASSKLAPLIRALAKEHGISLGDAEKIPGTGPGGRVTKDDLIKFVSGRGLARQTPTAATPMPPVERPGVTSVPLAPIRARIAENMVLSKKTIPHAGCSVDVDLKLIDTWRSGQEKAPSYVIFAIVAVIKALKSHPLINSAFKEKEGRHWIETYEHVNMGIAVATEQGLMVPVMRNAQKLSFREVEKEMVRLVEGGRKGTLKVEDLTGATITVNNTGAVGAVRTQQIVPPGQSSIIAFNKVVKRPWAVGDKIEVRPIMGLDIAFDHRLIDGNHAGRFLTEVAKNLENFDFSQIG
- a CDS encoding alpha-ketoacid dehydrogenase subunit beta gives rise to the protein MPVMTYGEAIRDGMRTAMRADDRVYLLGEDVAEYGGVYGITKGLVDEFGKRRVKNTPLSELAIIGEAAGAAIAGLRPIAEIQFSDFITSGFSSLVDYAAPYFFRTGTHVPMVVRMPFGGGLRIGPFHSKCPEAWFFHVPGLKIVTPSTPYDAKGLLQAAIEDDDPVLYFEHKKLYYELKDEVPEGKYTVPIGKAAVRREGKDVTVVTYGAMVHLALSAAEGLATEGVELEVVDLRTLVPLDEETMLNSFRKTNRAIILHEAPRRGGVGAELESLIVEKAFDHLAAAPVRIAAKMMPVPFAPQLEDFYLPSKRDVIEAAKKLVQY
- a CDS encoding thiamine pyrophosphate-dependent dehydrogenase E1 component subunit alpha; the encoded protein is MTLPSTRGPARSDDAEALPREKLLEIYYYLLLTRTLENKIAYICQSQNPQAPLIIGKGYLSTGQEAISVGAAMALVDGDWLAPSHRDMGAHLVRGITLKQVFAQYFCRKSSPTLGRDGNVHFGDVSKNILSFVSHMGSWLPVANGVAAAMQYRGEKGVVLTSFGDGASSQGIVHEALNYASVFKLPVVFVINNNQYAISTPLHEQSAVENLALRAAGYGMPGKTIDGNSVLDVYKAAKQAVDRARAGQGPSLIECKTLRMGGHGTHDPATYVPKDMIESWKKKDPIVSFRKYLEEKHGLSETEERAIEERIEKEIEEAVEWARTQPLPQPEDLPKNL